A window of the Candidatus Paraluminiphilus aquimaris genome harbors these coding sequences:
- a CDS encoding phytoene/squalene synthase family protein has protein sequence MSVNAFLPTPSTDMGLCKQQLSNGSRSFYFASHLLPSVMQHAACGLYAFCREADDLVDEGDDPKAALALLHERLDKIYQGKPEYRHTDRVLTQIVHTYHMPRGLLNALLEGFAWDAEGKIYHSIDDVYDYSARVAGAVGVMMSVLMGVRDPKTLARAADLGTAMQLTNIARDVGEDARLGRIYLPLDELTAEGVNPEELLTVPQFSEGVGVVTKRLLERAQWLYHRADNGIAQLPRKYQPGIRAARKLYAAIGEKVGEIGYNSVDERAIVATSKKFSLLSTAIAFKQPRSEGMDTPALPHNQFLIDSVVETGVGAPHVKSDPFKVRTLWMLDLFETLRERDRNARIAR, from the coding sequence ATGTCAGTTAACGCCTTCCTACCGACGCCCAGCACGGATATGGGCCTTTGCAAGCAGCAGCTGTCTAATGGCTCGCGCTCCTTTTATTTTGCCTCTCACCTACTGCCGTCAGTCATGCAGCATGCGGCCTGCGGGCTCTATGCTTTTTGCCGAGAAGCCGACGACCTTGTCGACGAGGGCGACGACCCAAAAGCAGCTCTTGCGCTTCTGCATGAGCGGCTCGATAAAATTTATCAGGGAAAGCCTGAATATCGGCACACTGATCGAGTACTGACCCAAATTGTGCACACCTACCATATGCCGCGTGGTCTTTTAAATGCGCTCCTAGAAGGCTTTGCCTGGGACGCAGAAGGCAAAATCTATCACTCAATAGATGATGTATACGACTACAGCGCACGCGTTGCAGGTGCGGTTGGCGTCATGATGTCGGTCCTTATGGGCGTACGCGACCCCAAAACCCTTGCACGTGCAGCGGATCTTGGCACAGCTATGCAACTCACAAACATTGCAAGAGATGTAGGTGAGGACGCGCGCCTGGGAAGAATTTACCTGCCTTTGGATGAGCTAACTGCCGAAGGCGTGAATCCAGAAGAGCTGCTTACGGTGCCGCAGTTTAGCGAAGGTGTTGGCGTTGTCACAAAACGCCTTCTCGAACGGGCGCAATGGCTATATCACCGCGCAGACAACGGCATCGCGCAATTACCGCGCAAATACCAACCCGGTATTCGAGCCGCGCGCAAGCTTTATGCTGCTATCGGAGAAAAAGTCGGCGAGATCGGTTACAACTCCGTTGACGAGCGTGCGATCGTTGCAACGAGCAAAAAGTTCAGCCTACTCTCTACCGCGATTGCCTTTAAACAACCTCGCAGCGAAGGCATGGACACCCCCGCACTCCCACACAATCAGTTCCTGATTGATTCAGTCGTAGAAACAGGGGTGGGTGCTCCACACGTAAAATCGGATCCTTTTAAGGTTCGAACACTCTGGATGCTCGATCTATTTGAGACCCTTAGAGAACGGGATCGTAACGCGCGAATCGCCCGTTAA
- a CDS encoding phytoene desaturase — MNTAHPDFDKLHHANPNERAIVIGSGFGGLAAAIRLAAKGYHVTLLEKLDALGGRGYTYRQDGFTFDGGPTIVTVPELFEELWALCGKTMSSDVDLRLMNPFYRIRFDDGRIFDYSNEKSENLRQIREYNPDDARGYERYLKASEARHKVGFDLLDKPFSTLAQLMRFAPDLVRLRGDQSVYTLVSKYIKNEQLRQAVSFHPLLIGGNPFTASSLYSLISHLEVTGGVWSAMGGTGRIVEAMGNLIKGQGTDIRVNTEVDQITTAGGKVTGVRLKSGEHIAANLVISNADSAWTYKHLLSETVKRKWTERRIDKAHYSNGLFVWYFGTKKQYPDIPHHSIILGPRYKSLLTDIFKHKKPTDDFSLYLHRPTATDPSMAPEGCDAFYALVPVPHLDSGTDWTTHAETFRKAVEERLEETGLPGLSENLATSLMLTPLDFQNRLNSVKGAGFSLEPRITQSAYFRPHNKSEEVDGLYLVGAGTHPGAGMPAVLSSAKVIDNLIPAVSHVS; from the coding sequence ATGAACACAGCGCATCCGGACTTCGACAAGCTCCATCATGCCAACCCCAATGAGCGCGCCATTGTTATTGGCAGTGGCTTTGGTGGATTAGCCGCAGCAATCCGCCTCGCAGCGAAAGGCTACCATGTCACGCTTCTGGAGAAGCTCGATGCTTTAGGTGGCCGCGGATACACCTATCGACAGGATGGCTTCACCTTTGATGGGGGACCCACTATCGTCACCGTCCCCGAGCTGTTCGAGGAATTATGGGCGCTCTGCGGCAAAACCATGAGCAGTGATGTCGATCTACGACTCATGAATCCCTTTTATCGGATTCGTTTTGATGACGGACGTATTTTCGACTACTCAAATGAAAAGTCAGAAAACCTCAGACAGATCCGAGAATACAACCCCGATGACGCGCGGGGGTATGAGCGATATCTCAAGGCGAGCGAAGCGCGCCACAAAGTAGGATTCGACTTACTGGACAAACCCTTTAGCACGCTCGCACAACTTATGCGTTTCGCCCCCGATCTCGTTCGATTAAGGGGAGATCAAAGCGTTTATACCTTAGTGTCCAAATACATCAAAAATGAGCAGCTCCGACAGGCCGTTAGTTTTCACCCCCTGCTAATTGGCGGAAACCCCTTTACGGCAAGCAGTTTATATTCATTGATTTCGCACCTCGAGGTTACCGGCGGTGTCTGGTCAGCCATGGGCGGAACCGGCCGAATCGTTGAGGCCATGGGAAATCTCATCAAAGGCCAGGGAACGGACATTCGCGTCAACACCGAAGTCGATCAAATTACTACCGCAGGCGGCAAGGTTACCGGGGTCAGACTCAAATCGGGCGAGCACATTGCAGCTAATCTCGTTATATCGAACGCAGACTCTGCATGGACCTACAAGCACCTGCTCTCAGAGACCGTCAAACGTAAATGGACAGAGCGCCGAATCGACAAGGCTCACTACTCAAACGGCCTTTTTGTCTGGTATTTCGGCACCAAGAAACAGTATCCCGATATTCCGCACCACTCGATAATCCTCGGACCACGATATAAGAGTCTGCTCACCGACATCTTTAAGCATAAGAAACCAACGGATGATTTCAGCCTCTATTTGCATCGACCGACCGCCACGGACCCCTCCATGGCGCCCGAGGGTTGCGATGCTTTTTACGCTCTCGTTCCCGTCCCGCATCTCGACTCCGGTACCGACTGGACTACGCACGCTGAAACCTTCAGAAAAGCGGTCGAGGAGCGACTCGAAGAAACGGGTCTTCCAGGACTTAGCGAAAACCTCGCGACATCGCTAATGCTGACACCATTGGACTTTCAAAACAGACTCAACTCCGTCAAAGGCGCAGGCTTTTCACTCGAGCCTCGAATTACCCAAAGCGCTTACTTCAGACCTCACAACAAAAGCGAAGAGGTTGACGGGCTTTATCTTGTGGGCGCTGGCACCCACCCCGGCGCGGGTATGCCCGCTGTGTTGTCATCGGCCAAAGTGATCGACAATCTGATTCCCGCGGTTAGTCATGTCAGTTAA
- the bchO gene encoding alpha/beta fold hydrolase BchO → MQLSDMPSDWPLRHASQLIEREGIRWHVQIIGSGPPVLLLHGTGASTHSMADLAMALSDHYTCVLVDLPGHGLTTALPEREHLLPAMAMAVQSLCESLQTEPRFIIGHSAGAAVAIRMCLDTRASPAALLSINGALLPFGAFIEPIMLKTARFLSRSDSITGFLARRGTGTADVRRALRDTGAEISEPMIARYSFLISQQSHIEGALRMMGGWELGQLAKDLPTLRTPIHLIGCDKDHIVPALRAHRVKRLIPSASAITLHNAGHLVHEAAPERVFAEFMRLSDRFN, encoded by the coding sequence TTGCAGCTCTCCGATATGCCATCCGACTGGCCGCTTAGGCACGCGAGCCAACTGATTGAACGCGAGGGCATTCGCTGGCACGTCCAAATCATCGGCTCGGGACCACCGGTGCTATTGCTCCACGGCACCGGTGCCTCAACACACTCTATGGCCGATTTAGCGATGGCACTGAGCGATCACTACACCTGCGTATTGGTCGACCTGCCCGGCCATGGATTAACAACGGCGCTTCCTGAGCGGGAACATCTATTGCCCGCGATGGCCATGGCCGTCCAAAGTCTGTGTGAGTCCCTTCAGACCGAACCCCGGTTTATTATCGGGCACTCTGCCGGCGCCGCCGTCGCCATTCGAATGTGTTTGGATACTCGCGCATCACCCGCTGCATTACTTTCGATAAACGGCGCCCTACTCCCCTTTGGCGCCTTCATTGAGCCCATCATGCTGAAAACAGCCCGATTCTTGAGTCGATCGGACTCAATAACTGGCTTTCTCGCTCGGCGTGGCACAGGTACGGCAGATGTCAGAAGGGCCCTTCGAGACACAGGTGCTGAAATATCAGAGCCTATGATCGCTCGTTACTCATTCCTTATTTCACAACAATCCCATATCGAGGGCGCACTCAGGATGATGGGGGGATGGGAGTTAGGCCAACTTGCCAAGGATCTTCCCACGCTTAGGACCCCAATTCATCTCATTGGCTGTGATAAGGATCATATTGTTCCCGCCCTGCGGGCGCACCGCGTTAAGCGACTTATCCCAAGCGCATCGGCCATAACCCTTCACAATGCGGGACATCTCGTACACGAAGCAGCTCCAGAGCGCGTATTTGCCGAATTTATGCGGCTTTCTGATCGCTTCAATTAA
- a CDS encoding magnesium chelatase subunit D: MSLVLMLASSAPSQPSSPELEVSSLWRDAQLAAAVVAVLGHRCGGVRLSAQPGPVRDFWLQMLEDLQQSPLRKIPANTPTDRLLGGMDITQSMRLGKPVSSTGVLAECHNRTIILPMAERLPSEYAGHWCAALDSGQVNVARDGINHTSDAAITVIAMDEGIEEEAPPEVLIERLALNIQLEAISIHGVEDTEFTPSCIVEARDKLRHYKLADSTVKLLAELAASLGVHSTRPLLFAAQTCKSVALLLGLPETHEHVIGPVIRLVLLPRATQIPQQHEPEPPEAEQQPEDTDESEPPQPSSEPQSNTEELVQAAMAALPTDLLAMLLSRAERSRQRQNKAGNAGHLSQDKQRGRPVGVRRGDIKRGHRIDIPATLRTAAPFQRARARWDDAGQTKRGLYIEASDIRVKRFEQRKSSVMIFVVDASGSSAYQRMAEAKGAIELILADCYSHRTEVALIAFKGESAELLLPPTRSLVRAKRTLAQLPGGGGTPMGAALQAMHDLAVATATTGATPSFILLTDGAANVARDGTKSRSAGTEDAMKAAKVIACADYRGILVDTAARPSPRARELANAMDATYLPLPNASAESINDSVRALS, encoded by the coding sequence ATGAGTCTAGTGCTGATGCTCGCGTCGAGCGCACCATCGCAACCGTCCTCCCCTGAGCTCGAAGTCTCGAGTCTTTGGCGGGACGCACAGCTAGCCGCAGCGGTCGTTGCCGTGCTTGGCCACCGGTGTGGCGGTGTCCGATTATCTGCGCAGCCAGGGCCGGTACGAGACTTCTGGCTTCAGATGCTAGAGGATCTTCAGCAATCACCCTTAAGAAAAATACCAGCAAACACACCCACAGATCGCTTATTGGGCGGAATGGATATCACGCAGAGTATGCGCCTTGGCAAGCCCGTTTCCTCAACCGGTGTCCTGGCTGAATGCCACAACAGAACCATTATTCTGCCCATGGCGGAAAGACTACCAAGCGAGTATGCAGGGCACTGGTGTGCCGCGCTTGACTCGGGGCAAGTCAACGTAGCTAGAGATGGCATAAACCATACCTCCGATGCAGCGATTACCGTTATTGCAATGGACGAGGGCATCGAAGAGGAAGCGCCCCCCGAAGTACTCATAGAACGCTTGGCACTCAACATCCAACTCGAGGCAATCTCGATTCATGGCGTCGAGGACACCGAATTCACACCAAGCTGTATTGTCGAAGCTCGAGACAAACTCCGGCACTACAAATTGGCGGACTCAACAGTCAAGCTACTTGCAGAGCTCGCAGCCTCTTTGGGGGTTCATTCGACGAGACCGCTTCTCTTTGCCGCACAGACCTGCAAGAGCGTCGCGCTCCTGCTTGGGTTACCCGAAACCCATGAACACGTTATTGGGCCCGTGATTCGTCTGGTCCTGCTGCCTCGAGCAACTCAGATACCGCAGCAACACGAACCTGAGCCGCCAGAGGCTGAGCAGCAACCAGAGGACACCGACGAGAGCGAACCACCCCAACCGTCTTCAGAACCTCAGAGCAATACCGAAGAATTAGTGCAAGCTGCGATGGCAGCGCTTCCGACTGACCTCCTTGCGATGTTACTAAGTCGAGCTGAGCGGAGCCGACAGAGACAAAACAAAGCGGGCAATGCAGGACACCTGTCACAGGATAAGCAGCGTGGTAGGCCCGTGGGAGTTCGCCGCGGCGATATCAAGCGAGGCCACCGGATTGATATTCCTGCGACACTCAGAACAGCCGCTCCCTTTCAACGCGCACGCGCGCGGTGGGATGATGCCGGGCAGACAAAACGCGGGTTATACATCGAAGCATCGGACATTCGTGTAAAGCGTTTCGAGCAGCGCAAATCCAGCGTGATGATCTTTGTCGTTGACGCATCGGGTAGCAGTGCTTACCAGCGAATGGCGGAAGCTAAAGGCGCGATTGAGCTTATATTGGCCGACTGTTATTCACATCGCACAGAGGTTGCACTTATTGCCTTTAAAGGCGAGAGCGCTGAGCTACTTCTCCCCCCCACAAGATCGCTAGTCAGAGCAAAACGGACATTAGCGCAACTACCGGGTGGCGGCGGAACACCCATGGGTGCCGCACTTCAAGCCATGCACGACCTAGCGGTTGCCACAGCAACTACAGGTGCCACACCGAGCTTTATTTTACTGACCGATGGTGCGGCAAACGTAGCTAGAGACGGGACGAAAAGCCGTAGCGCCGGGACCGAGGATGCCATGAAGGCCGCAAAGGTGATTGCCTGCGCAGACTATCGCGGCATACTCGTTGACACGGCTGCACGACCGAGCCCCAGAGCTCGCGAGCTAGCGAATGCAATGGATGCTACCTATTTACCGCTCCCCAACGCTTCGGCTGAGTCAATCAATGACTCTGTGCGAGCACTTAGCTAA
- the bchI gene encoding magnesium chelatase ATPase subunit I — protein sequence MTVAYPFTAIVGQDDMKLALAIAAVDPGIGGVLVFGERGTGKSTTIRALAQLLPKITAVKDCPYQCSPDASVKNSCPKCQDVTKSKTHKIPIPVVDLPLGATEDRVLGALDIEKAIHNGEKAFQPGLLAAANRGFLYIDEVNLLEDHIVDALLDVAASGTNVVEREGLSIRHPARFVLVGSGNPEEGELRPQLLDRFGLSLDVRTPRDIPTRVEIIKMRDAFDLDPEGFSKRFSRKEGALRRKIDAAREVVETVDIPAEVLEKAAELCLALGTDGLRGELTLIRSARALAALEGENTASLEHLKHVALFVLRHRLRRDPMDESSADARVERTIATVLP from the coding sequence ATGACTGTAGCGTATCCCTTCACGGCGATCGTCGGGCAGGATGATATGAAGCTTGCGCTCGCCATTGCAGCGGTGGACCCAGGCATTGGCGGCGTGCTGGTATTTGGAGAGCGCGGCACTGGAAAATCAACCACGATTCGCGCCCTTGCCCAGTTGCTTCCCAAGATAACCGCAGTCAAAGATTGTCCTTACCAATGTTCGCCTGACGCGTCAGTCAAAAATTCATGTCCTAAATGTCAGGACGTCACAAAGTCCAAGACTCACAAAATCCCGATTCCCGTCGTAGATCTTCCATTGGGCGCCACAGAAGACCGCGTACTGGGCGCTCTGGATATCGAAAAAGCCATTCACAATGGAGAAAAGGCCTTTCAACCCGGTCTTCTTGCCGCTGCCAATAGAGGCTTTTTGTACATTGATGAAGTGAATTTACTCGAGGATCACATTGTCGATGCACTGCTTGATGTTGCCGCCTCCGGCACCAACGTTGTGGAACGAGAAGGCCTGAGCATTCGGCACCCTGCGCGATTCGTTCTGGTGGGGAGCGGTAACCCCGAGGAAGGCGAATTACGGCCACAGCTACTAGACCGGTTCGGTTTATCCCTCGATGTGAGAACGCCACGAGATATACCCACCCGTGTAGAAATTATAAAGATGCGCGACGCGTTTGACCTTGACCCTGAAGGCTTCAGCAAACGATTCTCACGAAAAGAAGGTGCACTTCGCCGAAAAATTGATGCCGCCCGAGAAGTGGTCGAAACGGTTGATATACCGGCCGAGGTACTCGAAAAGGCAGCTGAGCTTTGTTTGGCGCTGGGAACTGATGGACTGCGTGGCGAGCTCACGCTCATCAGAAGTGCTCGCGCCCTCGCCGCTTTGGAAGGCGAGAACACCGCCTCACTAGAGCACCTAAAACATGTCGCCTTATTCGTGCTTCGCCACCGCTTAAGACGCGACCCCATGGATGAGTCTAGTGCTGATGCTCGCGTCGAGCGCACCATCGCAACCGTCCTCCCCTGA
- a CDS encoding alpha/beta fold hydrolase: MYQLDSAIDCGGAYFQGHCGHNLYWYFDTQGTERPVLFIHSINAAPSAIELKPLFTHFKSSRSVFAPDLPGFGRSTRNIGHFTPKDFAREIAAMMEAIPGDEPPDVIALSLGCEFVARAITDFGARARSLTFISPSGFSARKPPSQKAQKRLKGVLNFAGLGRNAFKLLRTERSIRYFYGMNFSGVIPSELVDYALKTTKAPDAHSMPLQFLSMGLFTQDAVDTLYKRLNLPVLVIFDRDPNVSFERFADFKTDTNWQFSRVTPSLGMPHWEHPQETISVIETFYAQC; encoded by the coding sequence ATGTATCAATTAGATAGCGCTATCGATTGTGGGGGAGCGTATTTCCAGGGCCACTGCGGACACAATCTTTATTGGTACTTTGACACCCAGGGGACGGAGAGGCCGGTACTCTTCATTCACAGCATCAACGCTGCGCCTAGCGCGATTGAGTTGAAGCCGCTCTTTACCCATTTTAAGTCGTCGAGGTCCGTTTTTGCACCGGACTTGCCCGGTTTCGGGCGCTCGACCCGAAACATAGGTCACTTCACGCCCAAGGATTTTGCACGTGAAATTGCTGCCATGATGGAGGCCATACCGGGTGATGAACCGCCCGATGTCATTGCCCTCTCTCTCGGGTGTGAATTTGTGGCGCGAGCCATCACTGATTTTGGTGCGCGAGCACGAAGTCTCACGTTTATTTCTCCCTCAGGGTTTTCCGCGCGAAAACCACCCTCACAAAAAGCGCAAAAGCGATTGAAAGGGGTTCTAAATTTTGCGGGGCTTGGACGAAACGCATTCAAATTGCTGCGCACTGAGCGAAGTATTCGCTATTTTTACGGTATGAATTTTTCGGGTGTCATACCGAGTGAACTGGTGGACTACGCCTTAAAAACGACGAAAGCACCGGACGCCCATTCGATGCCGCTGCAGTTCCTATCGATGGGTTTGTTTACTCAAGACGCCGTGGACACCCTGTACAAGCGCTTAAATCTGCCTGTGCTAGTTATTTTTGATCGTGACCCAAACGTGTCATTTGAGCGCTTTGCGGACTTTAAAACGGATACTAACTGGCAATTTTCTCGCGTCACACCGAGTTTAGGTATGCCGCATTGGGAGCATCCGCAAGAGACCATTTCGGTGATCGAAACATTTTACGCCCAGTGCTAG
- the crtD gene encoding 1-hydroxycarotenoid 3,4-desaturase CrtD — MSKRAIVVGAGAGGLSSAIELAAAGWQVDVFEAHPEPGGKMHQRDVGGVGIDGGPTVFTMHWVFEELFKRGGRHIDDCVSLTESRRLARHAWTDGSHLDLFHDIDLSSDAIARFSDEENVEGYRRFCEHGEIIHDLLKDNFMACPQPSPAKLGYRLLRDGGKNALAVAPHQSLWKALSRYFSDPRLRQLYGRYATYVGSSPLLTPSTLMLIAHVERQGVWCVEGGMRALAHAMAEVALDNGANFHFNSPVEEITGDAHSVSGVRLKSGETYKADVVIFNGDAAALNDGLLGDRVRKAAAPRSRKERGLSAITWCMRARTSGLDLDHHNVFFAENYEREFTSIFDHRGICAEPTVYVCAQDRVNGECKSTEGERLLVLVNAPADGDRSTWTPDTLRQQRDRAMDVIKRGGVDILVEEENCVATGPDDWHARFPASGGSLYGAASHGMFSSFTRASAKSRVRGLFLAGGSVHPGPGVPMATLSGSLAAREILGRAV; from the coding sequence ATGAGCAAGCGGGCCATTGTTGTTGGCGCAGGTGCAGGTGGACTCTCAAGCGCTATCGAGCTCGCTGCAGCCGGTTGGCAAGTAGACGTTTTCGAAGCGCACCCTGAACCCGGCGGTAAGATGCATCAGCGAGACGTGGGAGGGGTTGGAATAGACGGTGGTCCAACCGTGTTTACGATGCACTGGGTCTTTGAAGAATTGTTTAAACGCGGCGGCAGACACATCGACGATTGTGTATCACTCACCGAGAGTCGTCGCTTAGCGAGACACGCGTGGACGGATGGCAGTCACCTCGATTTATTTCACGACATCGACCTGTCCAGTGACGCCATAGCCCGCTTCTCGGACGAGGAAAATGTCGAGGGCTATCGACGATTTTGTGAGCATGGCGAGATTATCCACGACCTGTTAAAAGATAATTTTATGGCCTGCCCCCAACCCTCCCCTGCAAAACTGGGGTATCGGCTACTTAGGGACGGCGGCAAGAACGCGCTCGCCGTCGCGCCTCATCAATCTTTATGGAAAGCGCTAAGTCGTTATTTTAGTGACCCTCGGCTGAGGCAGCTTTACGGTAGGTATGCGACTTATGTCGGCTCATCGCCGCTGCTCACACCCTCGACCCTTATGCTTATCGCCCATGTTGAACGCCAGGGTGTGTGGTGCGTGGAGGGCGGTATGCGTGCACTGGCCCACGCGATGGCGGAGGTCGCCCTCGACAACGGCGCCAACTTCCACTTCAACAGCCCAGTTGAGGAAATCACGGGTGATGCACACAGTGTGTCTGGCGTGCGGCTCAAGTCAGGGGAGACCTATAAAGCCGATGTCGTTATTTTTAATGGCGACGCCGCCGCTTTAAACGACGGTCTATTGGGTGACCGTGTTCGTAAAGCAGCGGCGCCACGCAGCCGCAAAGAACGGGGGTTATCGGCCATCACATGGTGCATGCGCGCTCGCACATCGGGACTCGACCTCGATCATCACAACGTCTTCTTTGCCGAAAATTACGAACGCGAGTTTACGAGCATCTTCGATCATCGCGGCATCTGTGCTGAACCCACAGTCTATGTATGCGCTCAAGACAGAGTGAATGGGGAATGCAAATCGACTGAGGGTGAGCGACTGTTGGTGTTGGTTAACGCGCCAGCCGATGGCGACCGCAGCACATGGACGCCTGACACATTGCGCCAGCAGCGAGACCGTGCGATGGACGTGATCAAGCGTGGCGGAGTCGACATTTTAGTCGAGGAAGAAAATTGTGTCGCGACAGGCCCCGACGATTGGCATGCGCGCTTCCCTGCAAGCGGCGGTTCGCTTTACGGTGCCGCATCGCACGGTATGTTTTCCAGCTTTACCCGCGCTTCAGCGAAAAGTCGGGTGCGCGGTCTCTTTTTGGCCGGTGGAAGTGTTCACCCCGGACCGGGCGTGCCCATGGCGACGCTCTCAGGGTCGCTGGCGGCCCGTGAAATTCTTGGACGCGCTGTCTAG
- a CDS encoding cytochrome P450, translating to MDETLYIPPKPNSLPAVIALIRSLWKGDGNLLELLPAEAYHFDIGHLGRSRRGTVLFNRPSAVKEIMRDEQGVFPKSDLMVGALDPLIGESMFVTDGPKWRRQRAMIDPAFSLMRLNIAYGAMCAATNDHVAAISELADSGESFSLDLAMSHLTADVICRTVFSTPLASNVAKEVFEDFTLFEKSVAQVDILGMILKPAWSEIKQTPEVLGACERIRHHIGSLIDTHLNAAEGEFNDIASAVIEAKDKDTGLPFSRDELIDQLGVFFLAGHETTASALTWVFYMLAERPQWLARLREEIDPYMSEGDLSFEATKKLPLTRAFFKEALRLYPPITFVPRVALEKVEIEGKRLPKGALVMIAPWTLQRHSKYWEDPHAFKPERFLPENEKNLTQGAYIPFGQGPHLCVGAGFAQVESLLIMSQLVSKFDFELVPDQTVVPAARLTTRPAEQVMMHVRHRT from the coding sequence GTGGATGAAACACTTTACATACCGCCAAAGCCAAACTCTCTGCCCGCGGTCATTGCGCTAATCCGGTCGTTGTGGAAGGGAGACGGCAATTTGTTGGAGCTCCTTCCCGCTGAGGCTTACCACTTCGATATCGGGCATCTTGGTCGTTCTCGGCGGGGAACCGTGCTCTTTAACCGCCCCTCGGCAGTCAAAGAAATTATGCGCGACGAACAAGGCGTCTTTCCTAAGAGCGATTTAATGGTGGGGGCGCTTGATCCACTTATTGGCGAGAGCATGTTTGTGACAGACGGTCCTAAATGGCGTCGTCAGCGTGCAATGATCGACCCCGCATTCAGTTTGATGCGCTTGAACATCGCGTACGGTGCAATGTGCGCCGCGACAAATGACCATGTTGCCGCGATCAGTGAGCTGGCAGATTCAGGAGAATCCTTTTCATTGGATTTGGCGATGAGTCACCTAACGGCAGACGTTATCTGTCGCACGGTATTTTCAACACCACTGGCCTCGAATGTCGCCAAAGAGGTTTTCGAGGACTTCACGCTCTTTGAAAAATCAGTGGCGCAGGTCGACATACTCGGAATGATCTTGAAGCCGGCTTGGTCGGAGATAAAACAAACCCCTGAAGTCCTTGGGGCATGTGAGCGAATCAGACATCACATTGGGTCGTTGATTGATACCCATTTAAATGCGGCGGAGGGTGAGTTCAATGATATCGCCTCAGCCGTAATCGAAGCGAAAGATAAAGATACAGGATTACCCTTCAGTCGCGATGAGTTGATCGATCAGTTGGGTGTTTTTTTTCTTGCAGGTCACGAGACCACGGCAAGCGCGCTGACCTGGGTCTTTTACATGTTGGCCGAGCGACCCCAGTGGCTCGCGCGATTACGCGAAGAGATTGATCCCTACATGAGTGAGGGTGATCTGTCTTTTGAAGCCACGAAGAAGTTGCCGTTGACGCGGGCGTTTTTCAAAGAGGCGCTGAGGCTTTATCCGCCCATCACCTTTGTCCCGCGTGTCGCCCTTGAAAAGGTGGAGATTGAAGGTAAGCGACTGCCCAAGGGAGCTCTGGTAATGATCGCGCCCTGGACCTTACAGCGTCACAGCAAATACTGGGAAGACCCCCACGCTTTCAAGCCCGAGCGGTTTCTACCTGAGAATGAAAAAAACCTCACTCAGGGGGCCTATATACCGTTTGGCCAGGGCCCCCACCTTTGTGTCGGTGCGGGTTTTGCACAAGTTGAGAGCCTGCTCATTATGTCGCAACTTGTGAGTAAATTTGATTTTGAGCTCGTCCCAGACCAAACCGTTGTACCAGCCGCCAGACTGACAACGCGACCTGCAGAGCAGGTCATGATGCATGTACGCCATCGGACATAG
- a CDS encoding sterol desaturase family protein: MDQVMAVMQDDWVMMALPFFFGALALEVLWAYNVTTKHYESVDFWTSMRVMLLTVFVDLIPKAIGIGLMFAVYSRAPLKGLVDTSWYWWVLLFFLDDLTYYCFHRGNHEVRLLWAGHVSHHSSQYYNLGTALRQGVGERILKYPFWLPLAAMGFHPAMIVTMLSVSLIYQYWLHTEAFYKFPRPIEFIFNTPSHHRVHHGSNIRYLDRNHGATLIIWDRLFGTFSEEVPEEPVRYGLTKNIETHKVMRVAFGEYGAMWRDFRRAATWCDKLGYIFKAPGWSHDGPDLRSDTLRNA; the protein is encoded by the coding sequence ATGGACCAAGTAATGGCGGTTATGCAAGACGACTGGGTCATGATGGCCCTGCCATTTTTCTTTGGCGCGCTTGCCCTTGAGGTTCTGTGGGCCTACAACGTCACTACGAAGCATTACGAGTCAGTCGACTTTTGGACGAGCATGCGTGTCATGTTGCTCACCGTTTTTGTCGACTTGATTCCGAAAGCTATCGGTATTGGTTTAATGTTCGCGGTCTATTCGCGCGCACCCTTGAAGGGGCTTGTCGACACCAGCTGGTACTGGTGGGTGTTACTGTTTTTTCTCGATGATCTAACCTATTACTGTTTTCACCGGGGCAACCATGAAGTCCGCCTACTCTGGGCAGGTCATGTCTCTCACCACAGTTCCCAGTACTACAATCTGGGCACAGCGCTGAGACAAGGTGTTGGTGAGCGCATCTTGAAGTACCCGTTCTGGCTCCCGCTAGCTGCCATGGGCTTTCACCCCGCCATGATTGTTACCATGCTGAGCGTGAGCCTGATCTATCAGTACTGGCTCCACACAGAGGCGTTCTACAAGTTTCCAAGACCCATCGAGTTCATCTTCAACACGCCCTCGCACCACCGCGTACACCACGGGTCAAACATACGCTATCTCGACCGTAATCACGGTGCGACGCTCATCATCTGGGATCGGCTATTCGGTACCTTTTCTGAGGAAGTACCGGAGGAGCCCGTACGGTACGGTCTTACGAAGAACATCGAGACTCACAAAGTCATGCGCGTGGCGTTTGGCGAGTACGGTGCTATGTGGCGCGATTTTCGTCGAGCAGCCACGTGGTGCGACAAGCTGGGTTATATTTTCAAGGCGCCAGGATGGAGCCACGATGGACCTGACCTACGATCTGACACGCTGAGGAACGCGTAA